From the genome of Treponema peruense:
CTTTCCGGAACTGCCCAGAGCCCTTGCCCTAAAAAATGCAGCCCAATCACAGCCTGTCGAATGGAACCTTACCCTTGCAGAAGACGGTTCACTCAAAGGTTCAAAAACTACTCTGGTAGAGTCCCGCTCTTCTGACACGGGTGTAAGCCGGGGAACTGTCGCCGTAGAATGGAAAAGACGCTGAAATTCAGACTGTAACGGAACCCTGACGCAACACTTCTATTTTTTCACCGTTTATGCGAACAAGTGTAGAAGGAAGGCAGCCTTTTTTGTCACCGTCTTCTACAATAAGATCTGCTTCACTGCCGAATTCATCTTTTATTGCACTGATTGTATCCAGAACAGGACTGCCGCTTCTGTTTACGCTGGTACTGTATACCGGGCAGCCGCACAGCTCAATCACTTTTCTGATCCATTCATCACCGGGACATCTGAAAGCCACGCACGGTGTGTCACAAAACAGCGGCACATCTTTTTTGACAGGTACAATTACCGTAAGCGCGCCGGGCCACTTTGACATGACAGCCTGGGGAATTTTAACATCTGTATAGAGATAAATATCTTTTGGGGAAGC
Proteins encoded in this window:
- a CDS encoding L-threonylcarbamoyladenylate synthase; translated protein: MTVSKCDCESVKLAAECLLKGGVAVLPTDTVYGFSGAVDVPGRKRFYSDDRIRAIKGRSESKPLIELIASPKDIYLYTDVKIPQAVMSKWPGALTVIVPVKKDVPLFCDTPCVAFRCPGDEWIRKVIELCGCPVYSTSVNRSGSPVLDTISAIKDEFGSEADLIVEDGDKKGCLPSTLVRINGEKIEVLRQGSVTV